The proteins below come from a single Aspergillus oryzae RIB40 DNA, chromosome 5 genomic window:
- a CDS encoding putative Rab geranylgeranyl transferase escort protein (RAB proteins geranylgeranyltransferase component A (RAB escort protein)) produces MEPLAETPWDVTISGTGLAQSLLALALSRSGKKVLHVDQNSYYGGSEAAFSLQEAQEWASKVNGDPEHYPFEDATVYLPEGTPQLPTRSYTVTLSPHLIYSKSRLLPTLVASKVYRQLEFQAVGSWWIHRPSGVDGTSVLYRVPGSREDVFADDIISVKSKRTLMRFLRHIGKPPPDNDSEAEEENLAMSLPEYLTSKFQVPAELHEPLLSLSLSQASPGQTSAEYAVPRIKRHLASIGVFGPGFGSLLAKWGGGSEISQVGCRALAVGGGVYVLNAGVESIYNLHQSDNGDDMRVQLHLSNDETIKTKFLVGSNWDLPGQGRPACDKVARSITVVSSALESLFPVTAEGGPIPAGAVVVFPGSSFDQSDDLPPVYLLVHSSETGECPPGQCVVYGSVSHAGAGGQSLIESAVHRLLQTNAEPDAKVLWSLRYTQLGLSSNGANAHSSKFEGPSSNILCFPPPSLDLGFDDALIDRVKEVWKSVMGDEANEQEFMNFEEREHADDDD; encoded by the exons ATGGAGCCGCTTGCAGAAACGCCATGGGATGTAACAATCTCTGGCACCGGACTTGCCCAGTCCCTCTTGGCACT GGCCCTATCGCGGTCGGGCAAGAAGGTACTCCATGTTGATCAGAACTCATATTATGGAGGTTCTGAGGCAGCATTCAgcctccaagaagcccaGGAGTGGGCTTCTAAGGTGAATGGGG ATCCTGAGCATTACCCATTTGAGGATGCGACGGTATATCTTCCTGAAGGAACTCCCCAATTGCCAACACGGTCCTATACGGTCACCTTGTCTCCACACCTGATTTATTCCAAGTCGCGACTGCTACCTACGCTTGTGGCTTCCAAGGTATACCGGCAACTGGAGTTTCAGGCTGTAGGGAGCTGGTGGATACACAGGCCTAGCGGTGTTGATGGTACTTCGGTCTTGTATAGAGTGCCAGGTAGTCGCGAAGATGTCTTCGCAGATGACATAATAAGCGTCAAGTCGAAGAGGACCTTGATGAGGTTTCTTCGCCATATTGGCAAGCCTCCACCGGATAATGATTCggaagccgaggaagaaaacttGGCTATGTCTCTACCGGAGTACCTAACATCCAAGTTCCAGGTGCCCGCTGAGCTCCATGAGCCTCTGCTGTCCCTCTCATTATCACAGGCTTCTCCTGGCCAGACGTCCGCTGAGTATGCAGTGCCTCGAATCAAAAGGCATCTTGCCTCCATTGGCGTGTTTGGTCCTGGATTTGGAAGCCTGCTGGCGAAATGGGGCGGTGGTTCTGAGATCTCTCAGGTTGGCTGCCGCGCCCTCGCAGTGGGAGGCGGGGTATACGTGTTGAATGCTGGGGTTGAATCAATCTACAATCTCCATCAGTCTGACAATGGTGACGATATGCGTGTTCAGTTGCATCTGTCCAACGATGAGACAATCAAAACCAAGTTCTTGGTTGGTTCCAACTGGGATCTTCCTGGACAAGGGCGTCCCGCTTGTGATAAAGTGGCACGGTCCATTACCGTTGTCTCATCCGCCCTCGAGAGTCTTTTCCCTGTCACGGCAGAAGGCGGGCCAATCCCCGCCGGAGCAGTCGTGGTATTTCCGGGAAGCTCTTTTGATCAGTCAGATGATCTCCCGCCAGTTTATCTCTTGGTGCATTCAAGCGAAACTGGCGAGTGTCCGCCAGGCCAAT GTGTCGTCTATGGTAGTGTGAGCCatgctggtgctggaggTCAGTCATTGATTGAGAGTGCTGTGCACAGACTTCTTCAAACCAATGCAGAACCAGATGCAAAGGTCTTGTGGTCTCTGCGTTACACACAGTTGGGCCTAAGCAGCAACGGTGCCAATGCACACTCATCTAAGTTTGAAGGCCCCTCATCCAATATCCTATGCTTTCCACCCCCGAGTCTGGACCTTGGTTTCGATGATGCATTGATCGACCGGGTGAAGGAGGTGTGGAAGTCAGTCATGGGGGATGAAGCCAATGAGCAAGAGTTCATGAACTTTGAGGAGCGGGAGCATGCCGATGATGACGACTGA
- the cyp1 gene encoding putative peptidyl prolyl cis-trans isomerase (CypC) (cyclophilin type peptidyl-prolyl cis-trans isomerase) has translation MATDVAFDTSMGSFTVELYNSHAPKTCKNFATLAQRGYYNNVIFHRIIPNFMVQTGDPTGTGRGGSSIYGEKFEDEIRADLKHTGAGILSMANSGPNTNGSQFFVTLAPTPWLDGKHTIFGRVKSGMRVIQRMGLVKTNGEDRPVDEVKIIRARVVEEGEE, from the exons ATGGCGACTGACGTAGCTTTTGATACGAGCATG GGCTCGTTCACGGTAGAGCTTTATAATTCGCATGCACCAAAG ACTTGTAAGAACTTTGCGACACTCGCGCAAAGAGGTTACTACAACAATGTCATCTTCCACCGCATCATTCCCAACTTCATGGTCCAGACTGGTGATCCCACCGGCACTggcagaggaggaagctCTATTTACGGCGAGAAGttcgaggatgagattcGTGCAGACCTCAAACACACCGGTGCTGGCATTTTGAGCATGGCGAATAGTGGACCAAATACCAACGGCAGCCAATTCTTCGTAACCCTTGCCCCAACCCCGTGGCTGGATGGCAAGCACACAATCTTCGGCAGGGTCAAGAGCGGAATGAGAGTGATTCAGCGCATGGGACTTGTTAAGACaaatggagaagatagacCGGTGGATGAGGTCAAGATCATTCGTGCTCGGgtcgttgaagaaggcgaagagtGA